From Dechloromonas sp. A34:
GACGCAGGCCAACCATGTAGCCGGTGTAGTCGTTGCCGTCACCTTGAGTAACGCCGTTGTTAACCGGGTTGAGGTAGAAGGCATTGTTGACGTTGGTACCGTTATTCAGGTAGCTAGCACGAGCATGCAGAGCGGTGCGCTTGCTGAGGTCGTAGGTGTAAACAGCGGTGTAGATCTGGGTCGAGCTGTCAGCAATCGCGTCACCATCAGCCTTGACGTTATGCGAACGGCCATACTCGAGACCAACGGTGCTCTTGCCGAAAGGCTGAGCAACGCCGACAGACCAAGCGTGACGCTTGATTTTGTCAACATCAAGAGCGGCACCGCCAACATCGCCAGTTTTCACTTGCGTGTAGTCATACAGACCAGTCAGCTTGGTCTTGGTCGGCAGGGTGTACACAGCGGCAACGCGGATAACGGAAGCATCTTGACCGTTTTCATTAAGAGAGGGGGTGCCCAGCCCATTGGGGGATGTCAAACCAAAGGACTTTGCCAGATGGTAGCCAGCGCCGACAAACAAAGGACCATTTTCAAACTGACCAGCGATCTGGTACTGACGGGAATTGGTGCCGCCTTGGTTGGTGCCAACAGCATTTGCACCCGTACGGGTTTCGCCATTAACGTAAGCCACGGTACCGGTAAAGCCGCCAAAATTCGGGGAAACATAAGCAACGGCGTTGGCAGCGCGGTCATCCGCACCGGTCTTGATACCGGCAAGAGTACCAGTCACGGACGTCATCGTACCAAAACCAGCAGCACCCGGAGTCAGTTCAACCTTGGCACCGAAAGCACGCAGCGAGTGCGTCAGGTTACCAGCAACCAGAGTACCAAAACCGCCGGTCAGACCGACGTACGTGTCACGAGCACCACCCCAGCCACCAGCGTTGTCAGAGTTGTAGCCGGTTTCCAGCTGGAATACAGCCTTCAGGCCGTTGCCCAGATCTTCAACACCCTTGAAGCCAAGGTAGGAAGAGTTGTTGTCCAGACGACCAACGATCGGCTGTTCGGCATTGGCGCGGTCAGCACCGCCGGTGGTGGTGGACTTAACGAAAGCCTGACCGAGGTCAACTACACCGTACACGGTGACATTGGTTTGGGCGAAAGCGGCGGTAGAAGCCAGACCAGCGATGGCCAGAGCAATAATCTTCTTTTGCATCAGAAAATCTCCTTAGTGGTTAGTTTTTAATCCGATCTTGCGAACTGATTAAGCTTTACCT
This genomic window contains:
- a CDS encoding porin, producing the protein MQKKIIALAIAGLASTAAFAQTNVTVYGVVDLGQAFVKSTTTGGADRANAEQPIVGRLDNNSSYLGFKGVEDLGNGLKAVFQLETGYNSDNAGGWGGARDTYVGLTGGFGTLVAGNLTHSLRAFGAKVELTPGAAGFGTMTSVTGTLAGIKTGADDRAANAVAYVSPNFGGFTGTVAYVNGETRTGANAVGTNQGGTNSRQYQIAGQFENGPLFVGAGYHLAKSFGLTSPNGLGTPSLNENGQDASVIRVAAVYTLPTKTKLTGLYDYTQVKTGDVGGAALDVDKIKRHAWSVGVAQPFGKSTVGLEYGRSHNVKADGDAIADSSTQIYTAVYTYDLSKRTALHARASYLNNGTNVNNAFYLNPVNNGVTQGDGNDYTGYMVGLRHTF